A region of the Arctopsyche grandis isolate Sample6627 chromosome 10, ASM5162203v2, whole genome shotgun sequence genome:
tctatggataaaaacgaaaaaaatgttcaattatattacgaaaatatatttgtttatttaatgcaaaaataatacacgtataaatacattatatacagGCTATAAAATACTTGAGATATAACTTCCTCACTTTGgatatgtttaatataattttcacaATTTCCATAAAGTCTATCTTGGGTCGAAACTTCTCGCCTTAGTGTTTCAAGTTCTTTTGAAACTTCCTACTTGAAACTTATGAGCGCGACTGAAAGCATTcatcaacattttaaaattacacgTAACTATTTCTTCTTGGAATCgaatatattgtttaatttaggGATTTAATGCCTCTTTGGAGCCGGTGATTTTTTCTGAAAGTACAatgaaatacattattattaagcATACATTTACCTGGTTAAGttgataaatatataacaatttatatacacccacatgtacatatggatattaaaattaaatgaatgaaaacgtctatgaattgaattatgtcattacaaaataaaatcattgatcaatatcaacagaaataattattttcaccaCCACTTCGTCGCCGGGCGCTCACCGATGGGTACATGAGCTAGGTTCGAAATCGCCACGCGCCCTCCCGTGGGTACATGCATAGTCGTTACATCTTAAATTtagctaaatttatttataaccgCATATATGAATACtttttaaaaagtaataaagtttaaaaaattcTGTATTTTTCGTGTCTTTTTAAAAAAACTCAATAGAGGTATCTACAAAAGCCGGCGGCGATGAAGTAGTTAAAGTGAATTCAAGTAAAATGAATCATGATTAAATAAGAACGAGAAATATACTCACTTCtttgaaataaaactttttccAAAATCAAAATCGGCGATTCAAACATAATCGTAACCAAATATGAAAGGAACAGTACTACAACAACATCGCCAAGAAATAAATGCacctaaaatcaaatttaaaaaaccattaatatttacattaaaaaatgagaTGAAAATATCAACAACATGAGGAATTACATACAATAGAAAGATTTGAAAAATACGGAATTTCCCTCATCAAAGATGATGTCCAAAATTGAAAGGAGAGATGTACGAGAAACATGGAATATGAGAGCCGGCCTATAATTTGCCAAACATCCCAACTGAGAAACCAATTTACAGGGCCtgaaaaataaacacacacaaGTTGAAAAATTGAATAACTAAGCCAGATCCATTTAAATCTAGaactgtaattttttatatgcacATAGATTTTTCCCGCAAGTCTCAGTTTGCATACCCCTGATTTAGAAGAATATTCAAACcacactatgtatatgtatataggacaATAATTAGCTTCATTTACCTCCATATCCATGCGTACAGGCAATTACTACCCAAACTAGTGCCACAGTCCATGCGGTTCTCGAGAAAGCGTTGTAAGTGGTGTCCTCGAGATGGGAGAATTTATGGGATATGTCTTGTAGGGACTTCATGCCGAAAACCACAGCACCCATAATTGCTAAACTCAAAACCCAACAAACTGCCACGAGTGCCTAAATCATTGCCAATTGCTTAAGCTCGTTATCGGGGAAAGTGAAAATTGCGAGAGCATATTACGCacatttaagtattatatttaaataggaTATACCTTGCGTATGCTAACTTCCTTTTTAGACTGGAGGTGCAGATAATATCCAGTGGCGAATCCTATTATCCATGGGGTAGCTCGCATGTGGGTCACcatgtaatatttttcattgcGAGTCTCTGCACCACCTCTGGAttaacaattattataattcaatccatattttatttgtaaaatattaaaattaaaattctagaACGCTGCGTactagagattcataaataattttaaaaaccaaCGCACCCTGGAAAGGTTATATATATCTATCAAagtattatcatatatgtatgtatccatcaaagtattagggcgaaaacacacagggATGAACATGGCACATGGTTTTAAgcgtgcgaaaaaaatgtggcgtgcacatattcatggcacgTCCAGCACGtgccgtcccaaaatcaccccctggagtgttttcggtaaaattgtatccttatatttatcctagcttgacagtgatcgataacggtgtatcccatatttaaagaaatataggagaccccacacagcggggagccaagcataCGACGCACACTggttgaaactacatatgtgtgAAAAAGTCCAAAACGAAGTAGATGTGTAAATACCAATAGTTTTTATACCATAGAATAAATAAGTTATTCTTAAGATagcataatttttatatctgcttaataaataaaatacatatcgctcacaaaaaaagtttttgtgaCCGCAATATTTGTCACCTGAATTAGTCTCGTTTTAAACGTTAAAGTGAACGCACTGCTTTCAAAGTTCTTaagtgaattttttattttaaaactatggATTTTCATCTACaggtatgtactatttttttgcataactttagtataatattaataattatttagtagcagtatttttaattcaaagttAGAGAgtcatttttatcaatattttaagatattttgtattttattgggCTAAAACATTCCTTATCCGCATATATCCAAGctagcatattttttttatatattaattatacgtTAAAGTATACAATCCAtacaaaactatttaaaatgcGTGCCGTTTTtacctgtgtgatttcgcccttaatcATCGTATTTTGACAGACTATTGATTGCGAGGTTCATAACAAAAATCAAGATCTTACGTCAACGGAATCGAAGCCGCTGACCATTCGTTCAGGTAACAAATAATATATTGCGTTATTTGAGCAACCAACAGCCAAAATATGATATTCGCAAgtccaatttttgtttttttcatcaATGGATATATAAGGATTGGAGATAGCACGTACAGTTGAGTGTCGACGCTCAAATACCAAGACTGTCCCAAGCACTGAAATGTgacaaacaaatattatatttaagtatgtaatGCTGTGAAATCATCAGCAGTAATGGTTTGATTTACATACGATAGTTGAATGGGCATAGTTCTGTATGTAGAGTAAAGTGGTCCACCAGTGGGTTTGACAGGAGGTGACGAGTCCGTCATTGAGCAGGTGCCACAGGGGTCCTGAACCTGTGTGCTTGTACAGAGTGGCTTGTAAGAACACGACCATAGCTAATGCCGGTGTCAATCTTATAAATCGATGCAGGTAGAACATTGGCAGGTTGAATGTTTGTTCTGTGAACGCACAAAGCATTATTTACCAGCTCAGAAGAAGAAAGTAGTGAGGCATAGAAGAGCAAAGATTGAAATtgtcataatttattttgtttttatggtGTTTTTGGGATGACATTAAGAGACAAACAGATCGAGATGAATACCCGATAGAATTACAGCTGTGAAGGTGGATCCTAATGCCATGCTGTAGGGGGTCCACCAAGTGTGCACATATCCGAGTCGGCCAAAGTGCACCATGCACatgcagatatacatatgtaagaccaATGTTTCACTGGTATTCATTATTGtcattaagataataaaatatcacgTAAATATAGGGAGCCATTTATGTTTTTAGTGTCGATGATAGAAGCTAAACTATTTTTCACTTTTATATATACTGTTGTATATATACTGTTATATACTaatatactgttgcgtaggggtgggtggaggatccaagtaaaaggccaacagtcgtttcacagcatttattgatgattaaggagatacacgcactggcagtgctcagtccagaatgacatgatatcgcctacgtaccgccttataaagggtagatctctcaggacgtctaatctgtttttctgttgtatagtcacgtatttggatatgtatttccacgacattgggtctccccgtaccgattctgagaaaggactaataacggtcattgtttagcctaaatgcacttagagtccagatataatcctggaagtaagtgcaagcacttagttaatccgataacagatatccgttggtataagtgcaagcacttagttaatccgataacagataacccctgaacggtcacatagtctctgggattctattcgcttaatccgcggcgtacgtaacaatactattcATGAAAATagggcatgaacttatgcaaccgtcaatataaacatttgaaaacaataacggaatatatgcatgtaaatatacatacattttcaaatcgattaaataatactataataataaaaaatgagcttaccatttttgaattgtttaaacacGACATAGCATATTAGCAATCCACTCATAAAGAAGAACGTATCGACGGCAAAAGGTGCAGCCAATATTAACATACTTCCGAACGTTGTACTCCACTGGAAAACACGTtagacattaaaattaaattcaatgtaAATTTAACGTATGCATGCACGTTCAAAGGTGAGTATTTACATTTAAAGCCTCGTTTGTGTTGATCAAAGGGAATAGGATAGTAGTGAGGTAGCGATGACCCAAAACGATCCACAATATTGAAATTGCTCGTAAACCGTTCAAACACGTCAAAGATTCTGGATTGTGGGATATTTTCAACAGCTTATAAGTATTTGACCATATCGAAAATGAAACCAGCGCTTTGTGATAACGATGTCTGTCTGAAAGTAAAAAGTATACGAATAAGCATATGTACAATGAACGATCAAGCGAAAGATTGTTTATGATTTATCACGGAACttttgatgaaaaatatattaccaTTTGAATAAATTGTAGTGGAGACATCGTACGACGTGCTCAAgagtaaaataattacaaaaacgaAGATGACAACCCTGAAAAAAGAGGCGAAAAATAAGCAACATCGAAATATTGTATTACGTATTAGCGAACGGCGCACTTTGATGATGAAATTTCGCACGGAAAAACTTTTCGTAATGGAAATTGATAGTTTTGTCATTGACGAAAATAAACGAGCTCAGAAAGTTGATTctgtaaattaaaatcaatacggATATCCCAAAGATTCACTGACAAAATACTGACTATTGTGAAATGCGATATTGTTTCCTAATGAAGGGTCGTTAATTAAATAACCTACAGGCATATCCAGTCGGCGACTGACCACGGAATTGGATCGGAAATGCTGCACAGTTGTCCAGGCACTGAAATCATATCCGGTGTCGTCTCGTTTCCAGTGGTTCCAAATATGTGATTGATTATACTTTGAAGGTCGCTTGCGGTGCAAGTATGAGGAACACACAAGCCCAAGTTGAACGTTATACGTCCTTGCGAATCTATATTGAAAAgcctaaaaaaatcataatatcaaataaaataccaGTTTTAAGTGACTGGTTATGTATTgagaaaattatgtatatataagccgttatatttgaaagtggcggaagtccaatttccggttccaaaaacacttctgtttgacttaattcacaaattgttatcattttttttaattcgattgtcaataatctcggaaaagtagaataagcgtattacaggccaccagtatttttaaatattgttaaacgcaaaaccttatatttaatgttttgcgagatatatttatttgatgttGATttatgccaatttaaataaaatgaccattatgtttattgtaatttttatgcaGAACTACGCTCATTGGATATAcataaatccaaaattatcTCTCGAATGGAAATATCGTTGAATTGAAACAAcactatatttaaaatttatataataatagtttgaCCTGATGATTTACAGTCAGTTTGCAATATTTCAGCAAAGTTATGCAAATAATGTACATAAGAACGCACGTACATGGATTCATCTTTATAAAGGAAGTTTTAGATCAAACAAAAAACCTTTTATAAAACGAATAAAATTAAGCAATTTTGATAacattttatgattttcattacttgaaatacaattttggtttgaatttagtttaataatcaaaattaaactCACTGCATTCCGCCGACGTCTGTAACATGGCTTTCTTCAGCTTTATATACGCTTTTTATAATATCGACTTTTTCATTTGATTCTATAGGAAATTTTGCGACGCAATATTTTCCTTTTATCCTTGAATCAGTCGAGGCTTGGAAGTGATCAACATTCATGCATTCATCGAAATGTCCCAGACTATTTATGTTGAAAGTTAAGAAGCCGGAAGGAATTTTTCCGGCCGCATCCAGCActaaaataattcaatgaatTTCATATTATTGTCTAGAAAATAACtgtcaatattatattaaaacaattttagaaATGGACGGttgaatgttttttatattgatttttaaccaGTCGATGATGAAATTTGCTTCCAAGATTACAAAAGATGAGCATGACAacaatttcatttgaaataagtgcttgaaatatttataatataatataatcacgaCAGGTTAATGTGGTCATTAAGACAGTGTAGTGTTTCAGTCTTGCAAGGTAGTGCAAGACTGAAACACTACCTTGACTGGCAAATTTCGGAATCGCAAGCTGGATTTTCGAAAGGTacaagataaaattttaaataacaaataatcaAGAAAAATTCATGGTTTCCGTAATACTTTGCTTCATAGATCACACAAAAGTTTTTGACTGTATCAACTGGAATTGCCAATGGAAAGTCTTAGAAGAGATGGGTCTTCCGAAACAACCAATAACACTCATTCATAattcatatacaaataatacGACAACAGTaagagtatgtatgtagatgagttTCTTTCAgaaaaaattcaagtgtaaAAAGGCGTCTGACAGGCATGTGTGCGGTCTCttgatcttttaaatatatatggggaatatatgtataatgataacagtGCTTCTCGGATAGGAAGGTGGAATAACAATAGGCGGCAGAAAGATTTTAAACATAAGATTCGCAGACGACACGACGTTAATGGCCAGAAATGAGGATGAAATGGCTTAACTACTTCGTAGAATAGAGATAGAGAGTAGACACCTGGGTCTGgagataaacaaaaattttattcgTTGACAGATTTGAGACTCTCATAAGGCCAAACGCTATAAAAGACTATGAGGAAGTCAACGACTTTATCTAGGTATACTTAAGTGTCTTGATCTCAAGGGAAGGAGGATTACAATCGGAAATGCGCAGAAGAGTAGGAGTGGTGAAAACGGCGATGGTTAGTCTGGTAAAAATATAGTAGGACCGATCTATAATGAGAAGAACGAAAATCCGTCTGGTGTTCCCCATTGCATTatatggagtcgagacatggaTCCTGGAAAAAAGAGAAAGGAACATTCTAGGTGCATTCGAAATGGGTGTTGGAGTCGGATACCGCGTATACC
Encoded here:
- the LOC143917672 gene encoding uncharacterized protein LOC143917672; translated protein: MLIFLLDAAGKIPSGFLTFNINSLGHFDECMNVDHFQASTDSRIKGKYCVAKFPIESNEKVDIIKSVYKAEESHVTDVGGMQLFNIDSQGRITFNLGLCVPHTCTASDLQSIINHIFGTTGNETTPDMISVPGQLCSISDPIPWVVIFVFVIILLLSTSYDVSTTIYSNDRHRYHKALVSFSIWSNTYKLLKISHNPESLTCLNGLRAISILWIVLGHRYLTTILFPLINTNEALNWSTTFGSMLILAAPFAVDTFFFMSGLLICYVVFKQFKNEQTFNLPMFYLHRFIRLTPALAMVVFLQATLYKHTGSGPLWHLLNDGLVTSCQTHWWTTLLYIQNYAHSTICLGQSWYLSVDTQLYVLSPILIYPLMKKTKIGLANIIFWLLVAQITQYIICYLNEWSAASIPLTGGAETRNEKYYMVTHMRATPWIIGFATGYYLHLQSKKEVSIRKALVAVCWVLSLAIMGAVVFGMKSLQDISHKFSHLEDTTYNAFSRTAWTVALVWVVIACTHGYGGPVNWFLSWDVWQIIGRLSYSMFLVHLSFQFWTSSLMREIPYFSNLSIVHLFLGDVVVVLFLSYLVTIMFESPILILEKVLFQRKKITGSKEEVSKELETLRREVSTQDRLYGNCENYIKHIQSEEVISQVFYSLKSMCNFRRTIYLLFLTIALLSIVKCESDDDDFQTHKRIFNSGLLKELGRYLEENNNQYDVSHLLDSAGKIPPGLLASNIQSFGQFDECLSIDHFYRDERQIKGKYCLAKIPIPISKLKPNNEYANLTRFTNLQKSIPTHIGPSIRMMNIYEYRRLSLVMAVCIPHTCNTKEIQMILGKILNVTVDAKPPITIPENQCVTAEPPTWTPTDWGALFVMSKLWIQASSSTIILSSQISVDTFFILSGLLVAYISFRQFERKKCFNIPLFYLHRYLRLTPALAAVIFFQVSLFRYVSNGPMWNTIVYDEAANCEKYWWSSLLYVQNYVNPNEMCMDQTWYLSCDMQLLILSPIVIYPLLKWKRFGLSNIVFWTLLLQTGVFVINDLRGNPPNYGSHFYVPTHTRATPWLMGFAVGYFIYLTSGAEIKINKVQFNLFGMQPLQDFSHEFSHGEDTFYNAFSKTGWSLAILWIIIACTCGYGGPVNWFLSLEVWEILGRLSYSMYLIHGLIETAQSVPARYPIYFSNFDTVSLYFSDLVMTLFAAYLLTISFELPIIAIEKIIFHRKKPNLMERKKMSIPGDLQVQTVEVKN